The region TACCGAATTGCGGGGAGTGAATACCCCAACTATTTTCAGGTTTTATCTGCTTTGGAATGTTGGAGTTAGGTGGGTTTGTTTAGGGTTAAGGTACTTGACAGGTGAATTTGCTGGGGTTTTTGAGGGTTTCGCTTGAGAAATGTCTTGTCATGCAGATACGACGGATTTGCCGGATCGATCGGCTTGCTTCAGTTGTCGTTCGAACTCCCCTTCAAACGCTTTGAGCGCACTGTATACGTCTGAGGTTCGCTCGCGCATTGCGGGAGAGTTGATAAAGGCTTTGAGGTTGGGTGCCGATTTGTAGATGGCTGCGTGTTCAACCTCCCAGAAGAGACCTGTGAGGGTTGAGGCGATCTGGTATTCGCAGAGCAAGGCAGATGGGGAGTGCGGATCGACGCCGTAGTACTTGGACGCGAGTTGCTGGCCTGTTTGGCTGTCGATAACCGGGTCGGAGGTCCATTCTGGAAATTCATCACGGAGAAGTGTGTCGACTTGCGCCGCCTGTTCGGAAGGAAAAGCGAGTACGCGAATCCCAACGAGGTCTCGAAGCGCTTTGAGCGAATAAAGGTCAGGGTGCTCCTGATCGAAGAGGCGGGCCTGGCTTCTCCTTTTCAGGGCGTCGATTGCGCTGCTACAGTCTTTGATTCGTGCCTTGACGATTAGGTTTTCGTAGGTTTTCAACTGGCGGGCAACAGGCAGGATATGAAACTCGATCCGCGCTTTGAGGTCATCCGCAAGGCGCACCAGTTCAGGCAAAAGGTCCAGGTATTCCTCACGGAGGAGATCTTCGACCTTGCGGCTGGACATATCTACTGCAAGACTCTCTTCAATTCGCGGACGATTCCATCCGACAAGTGGGAGGTAGTGTAAAACTCCCAATCCTCGTTCGCTTTTTGATGTTGAATTTTTTCTGTGATCTCAGAGGCAGCCTTGTCATCGATGAACTCAACACTGAAGGCCTTTCGAACGTTCCGGTTGATATACATCATTCTGTCGAAGTTATATCTGTACCCTGCATCTTCGAGGATGTTTATCTTTTCGGTCTGCTTAGCCATTTGACGTTCCTCGAGCCCATTATAAGGCGGTTTCGATGGCTTCGGAGAGGGTGGTGTAGTCGTAGGCGGTCTTATGTTGGTGGCCGTTGATGTAGAAGGTGGGGGTGCCGGTAAGACCGCTGGCGTCGCCGGATTCGAGGTCGGCGGCGATCCGGGATTTGAACTTGTGGGTGTGGACGGCCTTCTCGAGCTTGGTGGCGTCGAGTTCGAGTTCTTCGGCCAGGTCGGCGAAGAGGTCTGTGGAGAGGGTTTGCTGGTTTTCGAAGAGGAGGTCGTGCATGGCCCAGAACTTTTCTTCTGACTCGGTGGCGGCGTACTCGGCGGCTTCGGCGGCGGGTTCGGCCATGGGGTGCATGTCGGTGAGGGGGAAGTGGCGGAAGACGAAGCGGAGGCGCTTGCCGAAGTGCCTCTGGAGCTTTTTGACGACGGTGTAGGCGGAGCCGCAACTTGGGCATTGGAAGTCGCCGTACTCGACGAGGGTGATGGGTGCGTCGGTGGGGCCCTGGGTGTGGTCCTTGGGGCCTACGGGTACGGTGAGGGGCATTGGGACTCCTTTGCTGAGGGGTTTGATGCTTGTGGAGTGGGGTTCGACTTTGGGGGTCATGGAGGAGCCAGCAAAGCGTGATGCAGAAGGAGTGGATGGGGGAAAGGAAAGCGGTCGTTTGCTACCGCAAACGATACCCCACCCTGTCGCGATGAGACCGCGCCGAGGATGGGGCACCCGATGTTGCTCGGATCTACCGGCGTATACTCTTTCGATAACGTCTACTTCATACGCAGATGGCTGCGGCAGGGGGATTTACTGGTGAGTATGGAATCGAATGGCAATGGCCACAGCAATGGCAACGGGCATCATGTGGGGAACGATTATGTTGTGCCGGTGGGGCGGGCGGAGTGGATCGTCAAACGGAAGGCTGAGGCAGAGCGGACGGGCGATACGAATATGTCGCAGATGCACTTTGCGCGTAAGGGCCTGATCACCGAGGAGATGCTGTACGTTGCGACGAAAGAGAAGATTTCGGCGGAGCTGGTGCGGAGCGAGATCGCCAAGGGGACGATGATTATCCCGGCGAATATCAATCACCCGGAGCTGGAGCCGATGGCGATTGGAGTGGAGTCGCTGTGCAAGATCAATGCGAATATCGGCAACTCGGCGTTGACTTCGAATGTGGATGAAGAGCTGCGGAAGCTGCATACGGCTGTGCACTACGGGGCCGATACGGTGATGGACCTTTCGACCGGTGGCGATATCCCGATGATTCGGGAGGCGATTCTGCGTCACTCGCCGGTGCCGATTGGGACGGTGCCGCTGTATGAGGCGCTGAACCGGGTGAAGCGGCTCGAGGATTTGAATATCGATGTGTATCTCGAGGTAATCGAGGAGCAGGCGCAGCAGGGTGTGGACTACTTCACCATTCATGCGGGAGTTCTGGTCCAGTACATTCCGCTGGTGGCGAAGCGCATTACCGGCATCGTGAGCCGGGGCGGCGCGATCATGGCGCAGTGGATGACGCATCATCACAAGCAGAACTTTTTGTATGAGAATTTTGATCGCATCACGAAGGTGATGGCGAAGTATGACGTCAGCTACAGCCTGGGCGACGGGCTGCGGCCTGGGTGCCTGGCCGATGCCTCCGATGAGGCTCAGTTTGCGGAGCTGAAGACGCTGGGCGATCTGACTCGTCAGGCCTGGAAGTCCGATGTGCAGGTGATGATCGAAGGGCCGGGACATATTCCGATGGATCAGATCAAGCTGCAGGTGGATAAGGAAGTCGAGCTTTGCGACGGGGCTCCGTTCTACGTGCTGGGGCCGCTGGTGACCGATATCGCGCCTGGATATGACCACATTACGTCAGCGATTGGGGCGGCGATGATCGGATGGCATGGCGCGGCGATGCTCTGCTATGTGACTCCGAAAGAGCACCTGGGGCTGCCGAACGAGAAGGATGTGAAGGACGGGATTATCGCTTACAAGATTGCGGCGCATGCTGCGGATGTCGCGCGGCACAGGCCGGGTGCAAGAGATAGGGATGATGCGATCTCGCACGCTCGGTACACGTTCGACTGGGATAAGCAGTTTGCGTTGTCGCTCGACCCGGAGACGGCTCGGAGTATGCATGATGAGACGCTGCCGGATGATTACTACAAGGAAGCGGCGTTCTGTTCCATGTGCGGACCCAAATTTTGCTCGATGAACTGGTCTTCCAAGGTGGATAAGTTCAATGAGAGTGAGTTTGGGCTGAAGAAGCCGGATCTGACGCAGATTATGACGGAGCAGATGGCTCTCAGAGGATAGGGAACAGGGATCAGGAAGTAGAAGACGGAGGGCTGCGACTCAGTGAGTCGTGGCCTCTTTCTTTGGTTAGAGGATGTCGCGCTGTTGCGATGAGCCGGTGACGCGCATGGCGATGAGGGCGGGGGCGACGATGACGCTGAGCAGGGCCAGGGCTAGTGCGATATCCGTGAACAAGGGGAACTCCTTTTTGATGCTTGCGGGCGGCGGTGTGACCGTTTCTGTGAGAACGATCATCGTATGCCGTGGCCCATATTGATATTCCACAATGGGCGCGGATTTGTTAACACAAAAGTGTGACCGGGGCATTACCTGCGGTGTTCTTTCCCGAAATGGGAAACGCTCCACGGTGAGGATTTTACATAATCCTCTCCATGGAGCGTTTTGACGGGTTTGTGGGAGCTATTTTGCTGCGGCTTCGAGGATGGCTGCGGAGCGGTTGACGGCGGCGGTGAGGGATTCGATCTGGGTCTGGGTACGGGCTTTGTCGATGGCGTCGATGCCTTCATTGACGCCGGGGATGACGACGGCGGCGTAGCCAGTGAACTCGCCGGGTGCGTAGATGGTGTGCTTGTACCAGGCGCGGTGGGGGAGACCGGCTGGGTCTAGGAGGGCGTCTTCAGCCGAGCGGAGAGCTGTGTTGAGGGTAGCTGTGTTGGACGGGGTGAGTTGACGCTGGCGGATGACTACGCCTGCGGCTGCGAAACGGTTGGCTGCGGATTCGAGGGCGGCAAAGTCGAGGCCCATCGCGGATGAGCGCGATTTGGCTGCTTCGATGTAGCCCTTGAGTTGGGTTCCGTAGGCCTGGTAGTCGTAGGGGAGGACGTCGGCGTCGGCCATGTGGAGGATCTCGAGGCCGAAGACGCGGGCCTGCTGCTGCTCGTAGACGAAGGTGGGGTCGGCGTTCTTGATGAACCAGTTGTAGTTGTCGAAGACGGAGTGGTAGACGCCGTAGGGGCCGCCGGAGCCGATGTCGGTTGCGGGGACGCCCTGGTGCTGGAGGAAGGGGGTGTAGTCGGAGCCGGAGCCGAGGTCGCCGATGCGGATCTCACCGGCGGTGCCTCCGTTGCGGCCGGCGGGACGTGCGCCGCGGGTTGCGCCGCCTTCGTCTTCGCTCTCGTTGCGGCGATCGGTCTGGCCTTTGAGCCACTGGTCGTAGACGGTGCCGCCGGCGGGTGAAGGGACCTCTCGGGTGACCTCGCGGACGAACTGCTTGAGGGATGGGACGGCGGAAGCGTTAAAGTTGGGGCCGGAGACGCCTACGTCTGTGTTGAAGTAGGCGACGGCGTTGCGGAGCTGGGTGGGATGGGCTTCGACCCACTCGGTTGAGCCGATGAGGCCTTCTTCCTCTGCGTCCCAGGAGCCGATGACGATGGTGCGCTTGGGCTTCCAGCCCTGCTTGAGGAGGTCGCCGAGGCCGTGGACGGTTTCAAGCATGGCGGCGGTGCCGGAGTTGGGGTCGACTGCGCCGTAGACCCAGGCGTCACGGTGATTGCCGGCTACGACCCAGTCGTTCTTCTCTGCGGGGTCTGTGCCGGGGATGGTGCCGATGACGTCCCAGATGGTGCGGAGCTTGGTGTCCTGCTCGAGGTGCATGTGGACCATGATCTTTGGTCCGCCGCCTACGTGATAGGCGAAGGGGAGTGCGCCTTGCCAGGCGTGGGGGGCGGCGGGTCCGCCGAGTGCTTCGAGGATGGGGGCGGCGTCTTTATAGGAGAGGGGGTTGGACGGGATGCTGGGCCAGTTGGCCTGGATCTTGTCGGCGGGGATGCGCTGGGAGTCGGGGAGGTTGGGGGTGGAGGCGATGCCGGGGGTGGTGGCGTCGCCGGGGTAGATGGGGAGGAACTGGACTGCGCCGCGCTGGACGGCGGAGTCTGGGCGGTAGGGGCCTTTGGGGTACTTGTCGCCGCGGAAGTAGCCGTCGTCTTCGGGGTCGGAGAAGATGAGCACTCCGGCTGCTCCGGCCTTCTGGGCGTCGTAGACCTTGATGCCGCGGTAGTTGGCGCCGTAGCGGACGATGACGATCTTGCCCTTGACGTCTACGCCGAGGTCGGCGAGTTTTTTGAAGTCGGCGGGGGTGCCGTAGTTGGCGTAGACGACCTCTGCGGCGATGTCGGCGGAGGGGGAGGAGCCGTTGAACGCGGGGAGGATGCGGGGGTCGTCCTGGAAGGGATCGCCACCGTCCTTGGTGGGGTCTACGTGCTCCGGCGAGGGGCCGGACATGAGCTTGGCGCCGGTGGCGTCGAAGGCCTCGATGACGATTTTTACGGGCTTGTTGAGGAGGACCTTGTAGGGGACGATCTCGGTCTGGAGGCCGGCGGCTTTGAACTTGGCGGCGACGTACTCGGCTGTGGCGTAGTCCTCTGGCGAGGAGGCCCAGTGGGGGGCCTTGGTGAGGGTCTTG is a window of Granulicella tundricola MP5ACTX9 DNA encoding:
- a CDS encoding M28 family metallopeptidase; this translates as MNRPAILPVLLALSSAAALAQSATQSSVPPAPTSVFGYKDFSQQAKWDAAFQAIPDSKLAGEHLKTLTKAPHWASSPEDYATAEYVAAKFKAAGLQTEIVPYKVLLNKPVKIVIEAFDATGAKLMSGPSPEHVDPTKDGGDPFQDDPRILPAFNGSSPSADIAAEVVYANYGTPADFKKLADLGVDVKGKIVIVRYGANYRGIKVYDAQKAGAAGVLIFSDPEDDGYFRGDKYPKGPYRPDSAVQRGAVQFLPIYPGDATTPGIASTPNLPDSQRIPADKIQANWPSIPSNPLSYKDAAPILEALGGPAAPHAWQGALPFAYHVGGGPKIMVHMHLEQDTKLRTIWDVIGTIPGTDPAEKNDWVVAGNHRDAWVYGAVDPNSGTAAMLETVHGLGDLLKQGWKPKRTIVIGSWDAEEEGLIGSTEWVEAHPTQLRNAVAYFNTDVGVSGPNFNASAVPSLKQFVREVTREVPSPAGGTVYDQWLKGQTDRRNESEDEGGATRGARPAGRNGGTAGEIRIGDLGSGSDYTPFLQHQGVPATDIGSGGPYGVYHSVFDNYNWFIKNADPTFVYEQQQARVFGLEILHMADADVLPYDYQAYGTQLKGYIEAAKSRSSAMGLDFAALESAANRFAAAGVVIRQRQLTPSNTATLNTALRSAEDALLDPAGLPHRAWYKHTIYAPGEFTGYAAVVIPGVNEGIDAIDKARTQTQIESLTAAVNRSAAILEAAAK
- a CDS encoding nucleotidyltransferase family protein, which codes for MSSRKVEDLLREEYLDLLPELVRLADDLKARIEFHILPVARQLKTYENLIVKARIKDCSSAIDALKRRSQARLFDQEHPDLYSLKALRDLVGIRVLAFPSEQAAQVDTLLRDEFPEWTSDPVIDSQTGQQLASKYYGVDPHSPSALLCEYQIASTLTGLFWEVEHAAIYKSAPNLKAFINSPAMRERTSDVYSALKAFEGEFERQLKQADRSGKSVVSA
- a CDS encoding DsbA family protein; this encodes MPLTVPVGPKDHTQGPTDAPITLVEYGDFQCPSCGSAYTVVKKLQRHFGKRLRFVFRHFPLTDMHPMAEPAAEAAEYAATESEEKFWAMHDLLFENQQTLSTDLFADLAEELELDATKLEKAVHTHKFKSRIAADLESGDASGLTGTPTFYINGHQHKTAYDYTTLSEAIETAL
- the thiC gene encoding phosphomethylpyrimidine synthase ThiC, yielding MESNGNGHSNGNGHHVGNDYVVPVGRAEWIVKRKAEAERTGDTNMSQMHFARKGLITEEMLYVATKEKISAELVRSEIAKGTMIIPANINHPELEPMAIGVESLCKINANIGNSALTSNVDEELRKLHTAVHYGADTVMDLSTGGDIPMIREAILRHSPVPIGTVPLYEALNRVKRLEDLNIDVYLEVIEEQAQQGVDYFTIHAGVLVQYIPLVAKRITGIVSRGGAIMAQWMTHHHKQNFLYENFDRITKVMAKYDVSYSLGDGLRPGCLADASDEAQFAELKTLGDLTRQAWKSDVQVMIEGPGHIPMDQIKLQVDKEVELCDGAPFYVLGPLVTDIAPGYDHITSAIGAAMIGWHGAAMLCYVTPKEHLGLPNEKDVKDGIIAYKIAAHAADVARHRPGARDRDDAISHARYTFDWDKQFALSLDPETARSMHDETLPDDYYKEAAFCSMCGPKFCSMNWSSKVDKFNESEFGLKKPDLTQIMTEQMALRG